In the Acomys russatus chromosome 20, mAcoRus1.1, whole genome shotgun sequence genome, AGTTCACTGAAAGGCACAAGGCTTGTAAACCTAAATCCCACCCCTAGGAACAAACTTCTTCCCTCAAGGTCACAACTCCTAAACCTAGCCAAACAATGTCAATAACCGGGAGCCAAATATGTGATGACTAGAATACATGGGAAGATATCTCAGTCAAACGATCCTACTCAGAGTGAAGGGATGGGGATGTGTtctgagagggaagggaagggatgagGATGTGTTCTGAGAGGAAAGGGAATGAATGGGAATGTGTTCTGAGAGGGAAGGGATAGGGGTGTGTTCTGAGAGGGAAGGAATGAGAATGTGTTCTGAGAGGGAAGGGAATGAATGGGGATGTGTTCTGAGAGGGAAGGCATGGGGGTGTGTtctgagagggaagggaagggatgagGATGTGTTCTGAGAGGAAAGGGAATGAATGGGGATGTGTTCTTTGAGGGAAGGGATGAGGATGTGTTCTTTGAGGGAAGGGATGAGGATGTGTTCTgagagggaagggatgggggtgTGCTCTGAGAAAACTATAACTAGGAAACAAGCAGGATTTGCTgttctaatatctgacaaaattgACTTTATGCCAAAAAGATGGTTACTTCATAGTGACTTAAAAAAGGAACacatggccgggtgtggtggcgcacgcctttaatcccagcactcgggaggcagaggcaggcggatcgctgtgagttcgaggccagcctggtccacaaagtgagtccaggatggccaaggctacacagagaaaccctgtctcaaaaaacaaaaacaaaacaaaacaaaaaaggaaggagcaCATGGCAGTTCCAACCAATAGGCACAGAATGTGGACATAcctaattttataaaagaaataccaCTAGAGACAAGATTAACCCCAGGACAGTAGTAGTGTGTGACTTCAATACGATGGCAAAAAGAGGGGCAGAGTGACCTGAATTAAACGGTATAATAGACCAAATGAACTTAAATGTTAAGCACGTCAAATAACTCGAGAATGCACATTTTTCTCCGTATCTCATGAAActttctctaacacacacacacacacacacacacacacacacacacacacacacgggggaagggagagaggagaagaatcTTAACATATAGAAAAAGTGAATAGTTTCTTGAATTGTTTGAGCACAATGGAATAAAACCACGAGAAAAATTCAGAACCTCCTGATTAAATAGCCGGGTGCTGAGCGAGGAAATCAAGAAATGGCATTACGGTGTGCTTGCACTGTCCTCAGAGCCAAGGCGGTAATGAACAAGTCTTGAGTTCTACACAAGCCATCACAGTCAATGGTACTTTTCAGGTTTGGTGTCAGGCTTTTGGTGATTGCACATTCAGAAACTTTTTACTATTGTCAAATTAGTGACTCCCACACGTCAGTCATGTGACCACACTTGGATTGGAAACCGGAAGTTTAGGGTgctggggaggatctgggaggacaCATGTGAGGAGCAACCAAGATCAGGATTTGGTattaacaaaaacagaagacGAAGCTGTACTGTGTACTGTACATCCCTTGGACTGAAGCTGGAGAAAGGGGAGCTCTTAAAACAAGCCTTTGATACCTTAATCCTTTACAGTCAAATGCCACCAGGTGGCGCACTCCACATGTTGCTTATAGATAGCTTGGATCCAAATGGAATGAGAAGCCACTGGCAGCTTTAATAGtttcttacagaagcttcctCAACAATATTGTAATGTTTACTAACAGTTTCCTCAATCCCCCAACACCCAGAAGCCTAACAGAATATACTTTATATTCTTATGGGGCAGCCCAGCATTTCTAGCTAGCACTTCTTGTAGCAATACTTCCAAGTAtccactgcaaaaacaaaaacaaaaaaacttacatTACAAAATATCCCATATAATGTATTCTCTGAATAATTTGATAAACTGCCAATTTCAATCCCTTGAAAGCTGTTAGTTTTCTACATAAGATTAATTTCACATTAATCATTTCAATATTTTtgcaggaaaaaataaatttatagtcTGACAGTATTTAATAAGAAATGAATGATCATCAAATTGTACCATATACTAGTTAAGATGCTTATCTGTACTTAGAAATAGAAATTTTGGTGTTAAGATATGCAAATGGACACCAATATTTGTTACTGAGACTAGAATCACCAACCATATGAAATGGAAAGCTTCAATGATTATATGACAACTGCACACACCATGTCATAGGACACCACTAAGAATGCAGAAATAGGCATTTGATGGCTCAACTACCCAAAACAAATACTGAATTCAACTGAACACCAAAGCTAACACAGGTATCTCAGTAAACATAGATATTGCAAGTTTGTGCCTCCAGTTTCATTACTAGGGTGAAGAAAATGTAATCGTCAAATAAAATGAAGGAAGGGCTGGAGCTGTAGGTCAGCGGTGGAGTACTTATTTACAATGCATGAAGCCCTCGACTCAACCCTCAGCACTGCCTCTCCCCACAATTACTCCTTTCTCCAAAAGCAAACAATCCTACATTCTAGCCAGCCTAAAGACAAAATATTCTACAAATTAgtatctcaaatattttatcttcaatGTTATGCAACCACTGGGCTTTGTTTAGATAAGTCTGGCATATATTGAGTTTTCTTACAGTTACTTTTGTAGTTTAAATCAAATGGCCATCATAAATGACCAATTTTAAAATTCCTGTAATATCTGCACAAGTAGCAGATATGTATATATCCTAATGCATACACTTAATGCGATACTTTTTACACTCTATACAAACTGGTAATTGGAAATTTAAAACTTCTAAACTTTATAAttacttcactttatttttttcctcattgcaCACTTGTTGGTTATAAGTACATACTTTCATTTTATGCCTATCCATCTTTCTGTGTATGCATTCCACAAGTATGTCTTAATCCAgatgattaaaaacataaatctGAAAATTCAAGAAAGTTTTAAATCCCAAATGATAAAAAGAAGTGTAGGGATTGTGGAGTAGCCCTGTCCACAGTGTGTTTCCTACCGCGCAGAAAGCCCTACACTCCACGCTTATACACATAAAGTGAGAGGGCTGTGTGTTGCAGGGTTAGGGTGGCAAGCCTGTAGCCAATCCAAGctttcaggaagtggaggcaggaggaccagaaagtAGAGGTCTTCCTCaatagttcaaggccatcctgggtaGAGACTGTAAaagtgaagggagaggaaggaggaggaagggagggaggggaggagggaaatcATTAACGAAGacttataataaaaattacagaGCCAAGAGAGGCTATTTCTAAGTCCTTGGTTCTAACATTTCAAAAGTAGGTTGTAGTTTTGAGatgcaagaaagaaaaccaaaccaaaccaaaacaacaacaacaaaaaacaacgaTCCTTTCAAGATAAACTTGAGCAACTTAAATTTCagtcatataaaatattaactgtAAACCAAAcagggtggtgcatgcccttaatcccagcagagacaggcagatcactgtgggttcaaggccagcctggtctacaaagcaagcccaggacagccaaggctacaaaaaaaaaaaaaaccctgtctcaaaaacaagcaaaaaaagtgtgtgtgtgtgtgtgtgtgtgtgtgtgtgtgtgtgtgtgtgtgtgtgtgtgtgttgtaggatGTCTAGGTAAGGTGTCAGATCTGACTTCCATGTTTGTATGTGAAGGAAgtcagaataaagaaaatagactTAATCCCAGAGAGAAATAGATGAAGTGCTTTATAAACCCAGGAAGGAGCCTGTGAGGGCACAGGGTCGGCAGACAATGCGGAGACATTAGACACAGCCTCCACCACCATTTCTTGGTGGAAATGGGAAAATACAATCCACTCCCAAAAAGTAATCCTGTCAGAAGTCCGGCAGTCCCACCCAGAGGACAAGCCCACACAGGTGGGAATTACATTGGTTTAGTTAAATGGCAGTAGTCGCCCTCCCCCAAGGTCAGGATTTCACTAGCTCTGGCTAGCTGGCTGGGTTTCCATGAGCAGTTGTGGcttcctcctgttgagtgggccttCAGTCCAGTCAGAGAGCTGCTGTTTCCCAGGCCTGTTGTGGCTCATAGTCCCTGCCTTTGGTGGCTGGGAGAGCACCTTCTTGTATTATGAAAGCTGGGAAGGAGGCGTCACCAGGCTGCTTGGCTGCTGTGCTCGCTGTTCTGGGAAGGCCTGGCCTGGAAGGTGGGAGTGATTGGGAACAGGAAGTCAGGGGGTCACAGGATGAACCTCATTAGCACacatgattggtttttttttttttaaatgctatattaccttatttactttttaatatcaGAATTTTAAACTTACTCATTAGTAAGGCTTTTgttgtaaaattatttatttattaaatatatattagtattttacttgtatgtgtgtctgtctgtgtgctgatgtcaggtcctctggaactggaatctGACAGctgttgccatgtgggtgctgggattgagccagggtcctctggccgagcagtcagtgctccccgacctctgggccatctctccagccccttctaagCAGCTTTTAACTTTATCATACTCTGCAATACTTTGGCTGCTTTCCATTTTTGGTCACTAGTCGTGTATTAGTAGTCAGCTGTAACTGATTTCAAGTGATCTCTATTTCTTGCATGGTTGGACATACCTGCTGCCAAAGCAGTCTTTACCACATTGGGTATGTTTTGGAACTGAGCCCCTCAATAAGAagatcactaccaccaccatcaccacaggaaacaaaagaaacagccaAACCAAGAAATGTGCAGTCTCAACATAGAAATTTAAGAAACATGGAAaggcaaaatattttcttgaatgaAAATGATTATTGAAGAAAAATCCTGGAGGAAGTTGAAAAGTTCCTAAAACCAGGTAACAATGGAACCTCAACTTACTTGAACTTTTAGGCTACAACTATAAGAATAGTGTTTACAAATCTTTCCACTGacacacaaaaatcaaagatCTCAAGTAAATAATATAATGAATGATGCACATCAGTatccaagaaaaaaatcatccaaatCTGAAAGCAGTAGACGGCAAGAAATGAAGATCTGGAGAAATGCTAATCAAATGGAACTAAAGTGACAACTCATAGTAGAAATACAACCGTTAGTATAATGCTACAGACCAGATGGTGAGTTCTATCAAATCTTTGAAAACTCCAACAGTAAggttcctcaaactattccacagaaTGGAAAAGAAGGAATATCACCAACTCAATATGAAGCCAGcatcaccctgatacctaaccAGGATAATGACACCACCAAAAAAGAACTATAGAACATGCATTTCTAATGTGAAACTAAtataaaatttttcaataaaattattacaGCCTGATTTCAAAATCACAGTAATAAGATCATGGTTTTGTTCAAGGggtagtaacaaaaaaaaaataataacaacatgaTTCAGGCACAAAAACAGATGtgtagggctgggcgtggtggcgcacacctttaatcccagcactcgggaggcagaggcaggtggatcgctgtgagttcgaggccagcctggtctacaaagtgagtccaggacagccaaggctacacatagaaaccctgtctcaaaaaacaaacaaacaaaaaccaaacaaacaaacaaaacccagatgtGCAgatcagtaaaaaagaaaatatctaggTACAAATCCAGCAAGTACAGTCACCTGTTGACAAAGATGCCGAaatccacactggagaaaagaccgTCGCTTCACTGGTTCTGGAGAAACTGGATTTCCAAATATAGAATTAAAAGATTCACATCACAGCCTGAACAGAATGAGTTCAAACTGGGTCACAGTGCCTGTTAGGCCTGAAACTGCTAAAGGAAAGTATAGGAAAAAAACACTTCAGGGTAGAGGCACAGATATAGACGCCCTGAAAGGCAAAGGACCCCAATATTACCCGATGGAATGTCCTGAACttcaaagtgttttgttttgtttctgtttttcaaattaatgcacagcaaaggaaactgtaATCATAGAATCTGGGCCAGACTGCTTCTCAGGTCACAAGATCTACAGCagtgctccaccccacccctatcTCCCAACtgcacaccaaacacacacacacacacacacacacacacacacacacactgctgagcgCATTCTCAGTCTATTTCCGGCTAACTTAACTTCCAATTGCCCTGATTTCTCACCAGCAAAAGTGAATTTATATCAAAGTGGGTATTGGGGACCACCCATCCTATACCCCACCCTCTTCCCTGACTGCTACCAGGGATCAGGAAGCCTGGCAGCAGGCTTGTGCTATGGAACACAGCCCTTCCTCAGAGAGCTATTACAAGGGACCCTCATTCTGCCTTGGCCTGAGTCGTCCTTCCTTCAGCATCAGCACCATGCCACACTGTCTCTTTTCTGCTCTGGCCCTGACTAGTCTTCACAGAGCCTCCATGCTCTCTGGGCCTGGGGCCTTCTCAGAGCCCCATCATGCTGTCCTCTGTCCACAGCATTAATAACTAACTCCTCTACCAAAGTTCTTACCACCAACAATTTGTATATTCTTGAGTCCCCTATCTGAGACCTTTCAGAAACAATCATCAGAGTGAAATTACAATGTACAAAGTGAGAAAAAATACTGTCAACTAGATATCACATGGGGAATAAATATCCTTTGGAGGGGGAATAAATATCTaggataaaaaattaaatacaaaaaaaaccctatctaATCAGTTGAGTAATGAACTATAATTTCCAAATAACAAAATGCAAGGGGCCAACTTGCTTGTtgaaaaagtgttcaacatcctcttcaccagggaaatgcaagttgACACTCACCTCAGGTTTGACCTCACACTGTTCCTAAAGGTATCAAGAAAACAAGTGCCAACAAATGCTGAcaaggaggtgggaggtgggggaactTAGACATTGCTGGCTGGTACGTAAACTGTTGTAGCCACTAAGGAGATGAGTATGGAGTTTCTTGGGATAGCTACACATCGCTGTTTACTGCTCACGTGCCATGGGATAGCTGCACATCCCTGTTCACTGCTGCACCACTCACAACAGCCAGGAAAGGACCCAACCTATATGTCTGGCAGCAgatgaatgaaaagagaaacacagcACATATGCACAATAGTTTTATGCAACCattacaaacaacaaaataatgacatttgcaggaaaaaaaaatcaatgcagcCGGAAACCATTAAGCAAAATGAACAAGGCTCGGACAAATGTCATATTGGCTATAATATGCGCAAAcgacatttaaaattataaagatgtttgcgcatgtgcttgtgtgtgtttgtgtataagtTACCCAttgggaaagaggaggagcaCATCTGTGTATAAGTTATGCAGCGGGAAAGAGGAGGAGCACATCTttagggaggtgggagagaatgAGAGCACTGGAGCACAAAGCACATGTTAAGAAAGCAGGTGAACTCACTAGGAGAAAGAAGCGATCCAGCACCGGGAGGGCATAAGACACATGGGAATAAGGTGTAAGGTTATGatgaaatttatatatttgtatgctaacataaaaaaataacaaaagttaaCTGAGCATGgggtcacacacctttaatcccagcactcaggaggcagaggaaggagtaTCTCTTGATGTcttagccagcctggtctacatagtgagtttcaggacagacagggctatgtAGACCTTATCCCAAgggaaaaataattaagacactAAAAGTACAAAGGCCAAGGGGTGAGTATAGGACAGATTGTCTCTACACTGACAATCAATCAGGCCACGTCTATGTGACACTCAACTGCAGTGATTTATGCCTTATATACGTATTTGAAGGCTAGCCACTAATGGCCCAAGTGCCCTACCCAAATGGCCAGTCTTGAGACTAGTTGTGCTGTAAAGTGTCCTAGTTAACAAAATAAGATGCCCAGATATGGACCTCACACAAATGCTCCCTGAGATATGACCAAGTAATATCCCccttaactatttttttaaagggatcTACTCATTTTTGGCTTGCTAGCCCCTCTCTGGTCCTTTGGGAAGCCCACTATAGCCTTGTAGTGTCTTTGAGTAAACTTTGTCTTTCCCTACTACAGTCTGCCTCTTACCTGTGTCACTGGTCTTCCAGATGCACTTTACCACAGCAAAATAATATCTAATGTGGAGATTAAGTAACTAGCAGGCATGGTTAGAATCAATGTATTCCAATGTTCTTGTGATGTTTTCAAAGTGGGAAAAGATATTTGCCATTTTAACATGGCCAAGtatgttaaacttttttttttaatttacgaGTGGCAGTTCAGTGACCATGCGCCCATGATGTACAGAGATTTGGCCTAGAGGCATTGCTATTTGgtacaaaacaccaatgtattaTTAATAAGACATCTGCTTTTCCCAGACCTACTGCTTGGAGTTAGGGGAACTCCTCATGGAGTATCTGGCACCATAATTCCAAAGTGCAAGcccatttagattttttttttaagtctcattATGCcgggaacttgctatgtagaccaggctggcctcggactgacagagatccactttcttttgcctcctgagtgctgtgactaagGGCGTGTGCCAGCACCACTTTCTGTTAAAGTACTTggtgtccttcttcttcttctgtactATGGTTTTCCTTACTTTTACCCTCCCCATTTTCCATTATGTATTTTCCTCTACTGATTTGACATTTGAACATTTACTACAAATATTTTAACTGCTCTTAGAGGCTTAGCAcatttggaggctggagaaacATCTCAGTGGAACCAAGGTTTGATTCCTAGTTGCCAGGTCAGACAGCTTGTAACTCTAACTACCAGGGAttccactctcttctggcctcggtgGACCCTTGCATACACATaatgcatgtacatgcactcaGCTCCCCCCAGACACTTGCATACACATAATGCATGTCCTTGCACTCGCCCCCCACAGACACTTGCATACACATAATGCATGTCCTTGCACTCAGCCCcccacacacttgcatacacataaTGCATGTCCTTGCACTCAGCCCcccacacacttgcatacacataatgcatgtacatgcactcGCCCcccacacacttgcatacacataaTGCATATCCTTGCACTCAGCCCCcccacacacttgcatacacacaatgcatgtacatgcactcaGCCCCCCCACAGACACTTGCATACACATAATGCATGTCCTTGCACTCAGCCCCCCCACAGACACTTGCATACACATaatgcatgtacatgcactcaGCCCCTCCCACAGACACTTGCAAACACataatgcatgtatatgcacTCAGCCCCCCCACATACATTTGCATACACATAATGTATGTCCTTGCACTCAGCCCCCCCACAGACACTTGCAAACACataatgcatgtatatgcacTCAGCTCCCCCAAATACATTTGCATACACATAATGTATGTCCTTGCACTCAGCCCCCCCCAGACACTTGCATACACATaatgcatgtacatgcactcagcccccccacacacacttgcatacacataaTGTATGTCCTTGCACTCAGTCTCCCCACAGACACTTGCATACACATaatgcatgtacatgcactcttacacacacacacacacacacacacacacacacacttgaacacacaAAAAATTTTCAAAGCCAATTTGTAGCTGGGCATATTGGTGCCCATTAATGTAGTCTCAAAACTCTGtgggctgagacagaaagataaCAAAACTGAGGCTGGTCTGAGTTACACAATAGGATATTAtttcgaaaacaaaaacaaaaacttactaAGTTGTATGTAGTAATCTGGTATTTACCTTTTTGAAGCTTACAAGAGAATTTCCTTTTTGGATATTTGGAGACTTTGAGACACTGCACAGTTtacacactggggggggggggggggcggagaccCTGTTCCTTCCTATAGCATAGTGATGCTGTAATGAGCCCATATTTTACATGCAGCATAAAACATCTCTCCTACAAGTTAAGGTAAGTAGCCTGCTGTTGACCATGATATTCCTTTTATTGGACAGTGATATAAAACAGCTGTAGAAATAACAGGAAGActgcactttttttttacattatcacGTTATGAATATTTCTCCCTTTGTACTAGGATTtacctcctgcttcctcttgctTTATCTGTTACATCTTACATTGGGTTTCTACATCATTGAAATTAGTGTTTAATTAAGAAGAGCTCATGAAAAGCTAGTCTGACAACGATGAGTGCCGTGCTTTCTGGACCTTCTCCTGAGCCTATTTAGGGACAGAGTGGAACCCTGCTCCACCCCTCTTCCACTCTGCCAGCAGTTCTTTCTGGACCTCTTCTGGTAGCTCATAGAAAACTTGAGGATCGATGTCAGCTGGCAAAGTGACTTTTTCCTCAGCAGGATCTTGCTCTCTATTTTCTACTAGTCCTTGCTGAGAGGTGGTGGCTGTCTGCTTGTGGCTGTCTGTACTGCGGTGCTTGGAGAAAAGTTGTTCACTCTGCAAATtgggaaatgaatgaaaaacCGAAACAGCAGGGTTTGTATTAGAAAAGTGGGGTCCTTGCGAGTCTCTAGGCCCTTGACCCATGCGTTTGTCTTTTAAGCGATTGTCTATATAATGGGAGCAGTCCTTTCCACACAGTGGGGGCGAGGAACTGCTGGTACCCACACCAGATGTTCCTGGCTCACAGGGAGATACAGCTGATACCTCCCTGCTAGTGAACATGGTAGCTTTGGGGCTTATGGAACTGCCTTGCGTTTGCTTTGTAGAGAAGAAAGACAACACTCCTCTAGAGGCATGCAATGGACAACTTAAACTTCCTTTCCCTTGAAGATTTTCTCTAGACTTTCCAGAAAGGATTTCTTCTTGAATATCTGCTGGAAGTTGCTTAAAGACGTCTTGGTCAACACCCTCGGGAAGTGACTGGAATGGAAAGTCACTTGGGTCTTTTTCTTTAGAAGAACTTGTGGCGTCCAGTGGACACTCGCCAGTGTTATTTTCAATTCTTCTACTCGGAAGACAATCACAGTTTGCTTCTTTCTCCTTGTAAAAGTCTTCTGTGTGAGTGTCCTTCACTTTCTAGAACACAAGGGAGCAGCAGAACTTAGGAGCCTGGTATGCCTTCCACACGGCTGCAGAAGCACTCCTGTAGCTAGCGTCTCAGAAACTAAGCCCGCCCCACACCTCCAATCTTTTGTTGCCAGTGCCAATAGCTCCAGGTGCCTGATTGCCCTAGTGACCTGCACTACTGTGCAGCTTATCGTTTCATCCACGCGTTCCCTGCTGGCTAGCACTGAGTAACAGACACAACACGCAGGAGGAAAGGACCTCAACAGCCATGTGTTCAAGCATCCAATTTGGTAAACTAAAGTGATCCAATGTTACTAAAAATATATGCACAAAGCACCAAGGGCTGATTTCCCAAAAATTCCATGTCTAAATGGTAACAtttaacagaaagaaacaaaaaagcacaaaaaagtctattttttttgAAGCTGTAacattacatttatataaaacttaGAAATATTCTCAACCTAAGTGTACACAATTTTCtacaattattttttcatttgaatttcccTTCTAGCTTTATGTACCATAAATAGTTACATAATCACTTCAGctcaaaaattattataatactaCCCTAATCTtaatacaataataattaatttctagatgtttatatttataaGCCAATCCACAATATTCTTATATACATCCAGAAACTGTGTTAAACATTTCCAAAACAAAAGTACCATTCTGGTTATCTCTTTTATTCTGATGTTTACATTTCCTCTTAGATTACAATATATGTAAGGCCAGCATCCATATGTGATAGGAACTACAAACCAGTAAATCACCCAAACAGCAATACCTCAGAGGATCTCTAAACAGCACTAAAGACAAACGTAGGCGTTCATTGTTAGCCACAGGATGCTGAAAGGATGTACTTACAAAACTGCGCTTGCCAGAGTGGGCAGTCGTGGACGCAGACGACGTTAGGTAGAGGTCCATGGGCCCTTTCTTGGCAGTGTTCAGGGCTTTCAGGTTGCAGAAGCACACACTTAGCAGCGTAAGGTGAAATGGCATCTTCACATTTACCATATTTCGGAACAATTTCATAAGGATATCAACCAGGGGAGTCATAGCATCGTAATTTTCTATGGAAAATGTTGAAGGATAGAATAAGCACATGCATCTTAATTAATGTTCAAAGCATAATATTTACATGACTTGGACtaagaaattaaaatctaaatTGGAGTCATTGGGTATTTTGATATATTTACTAAATAAATGTATTCTACATAATTGTCTTATTTTTGTGCCCCTTGGCATTGggaactttttttcattttttgagacagggtttctctgtgtggccttggctgtcttagacttgctttgtagaccaggctggactcgaccTCACATCGAatatctatccacctgcctctgcctcccaagtgctgggattaaaggcatgtgccaacatgcccagctgggaaataattttaattaaatatttactgagtagACTGAGTAAATAATTGAGAATTTACTTTTGTcatctattaaaatgttttcctaatATAATTCCTGGTAAAACAAAAGTATCTAATTTGTGAAAACtacatgaaaatacttttatgtatCATGTTTCCAATTCCAAGTTTACTTTTTGAAGAGTTCAAAATGCCGACTGTATTCTTAGAGAACTGGCCCGCACCTGTACCTAACTTCTGAATGACATGAGAGGGGATGGGGCACTGACGACTTTCCCGATTACAGTGTTTATCAGAATATCGACGGATGACTAGTCGTACAGTATGGGGCTTCCTTCCATCATGGCATactctaaaaatataaatggaaaacaGAATTATAAAATGAATTAGCATGCTTTTAATACTTACTGAAGTGTCAGGTATGGTAACTATAGTAATTATGTGTaccacagaaaatgaaataataagcAGTACATGCGCAAGGACACCCAAATAAGGATCTCAAAGTCAGCACAGCAAAGCCCTGGCAGCGATATCCAAGAGAGGACTAATAGCCAGAAGAGATGAacactcaaaaaaacaaagcaaaaaaaaaaaaaaaacacaaccctaccaaaaacaaaataaacaaacaaacaaattagagCTAACAGGGAgtactcaaataaataaaatcgtTAGGAAATACttctacaagttttttttttttttcattatttttctttttaagagatgaggtttctctgtgtagccctggctatcctggaactcactctgtagaccaggctggcctcaaactcagagagtccccctgcctctgcctcctgagtgttgggattaaaggtgtacaaaGTTTTCAATGACTCAGCAATCAgggaaaagtaaattaaaactactttgccATTCCCTCTCGCCTCACTCAGAATGGCTACAAGTAAGATAAATGCTCACAAATGCTGGTAAGGAGGCACAGAAAGGGCAGCCCTCATGCAAAAACTGTCCAGCTGTTGTGACATCGGTGTGGAGTTCCTCAGAAAGCCAGGAACAAAGCCACCACACaatccagctacaccactcctgtgCATACACCCAGAGGCCAATCAGTGCACTCACAGTGTAGGGTACTAAGCAAGGTCACATATTCtcagaacaaaataaactacatcttCTCTCTTATATGCAGAATCTAgccaataatgtgtgtgtgtg is a window encoding:
- the Poli gene encoding DNA polymerase iota isoform X1; this translates as MAPNLASNLESPGNPLPRQPVVPCGSIIGSGFPFPDTPHPQLTEKLGQTCYFSNIKNLHLLAVCDQGVPTRISSSRVIAHVDLDCFYAQVEMISNPELKDKPLGVQQKYLVVTCNYEARKLGVRKLMNVRDAKEKCPQLVLVNGEDLSRYRAMSYKVTELLEEFSPFVERLGFDENFVDLTEMVEKRLQHLLSDELPPVTVSGHVYNNQPVNLQSVTHVRLVVGSQIAAEMREAMYNQLGLTGCAGVAPNKLLAKLVSGVFKPNQQTVLLPESCQDLIHSLNHIKEMPGIGYKTAKRLEVLGISSVRDLQTFSIKALEKELGIAVAQRIQKLSFGEDDSPVTPSGPPQSFSEEDTFKKCSSEAEAKTKIEELLSSLLNRVCHDGRKPHTVRLVIRRYSDKHCNRESRQCPIPSHVIQKLGTENYDAMTPLVDILMKLFRNMVNVKMPFHLTLLSVCFCNLKALNTAKKGPMDLYLTSSASTTAHSGKRSFKVKDTHTEDFYKEKEANCDCLPSRRIENNTGECPLDATSSSKEKDPSDFPFQSLPEGVDQDVFKQLPADIQEEILSGKSRENLQGKGSLSCPLHASRGVLSFFSTKQTQGSSISPKATMFTSREVSAVSPCEPGTSGVGTSSSSPPLCGKDCSHYIDNRLKDKRMGQGPRDSQGPHFSNTNPAVSVFHSFPNLQSEQLFSKHRSTDSHKQTATTSQQGLVENREQDPAEEKVTLPADIDPQVFYELPEEVQKELLAEWKRGGAGFHSVPK